In Bactrocera neohumeralis isolate Rockhampton chromosome 5, APGP_CSIRO_Bneo_wtdbg2-racon-allhic-juicebox.fasta_v2, whole genome shotgun sequence, the genomic window ttttccaacatcCTGAACATTTCGgcaacagaaatttgattccgcacacaaaatttaatggaacttctttgttgaacaatttcgctcatcgtaaaaatcactTTATATTCTTCAGGAAGACAAGcatatactaaaaattaatgGTAATTTTGTTGTGACATTTgcacagatatcactgacagtcataccaatctagaaaaataaatattccgaCGAATGGGCTATcgaacgaaatttaaattaagaagtGTTACTATTTTTAGCTATTTTTAGATGCTTAACGCCAGATACCAGTATCGTGTCAAACttgcatttgatttttttcatacgGGGTATGTGTATGAATagaggcaaataaaaaaattaattatgcgacagtttttattgtaatatatagCAAAAGTCATATTTAGCACTTATTAgagatatataataaataaggcACGCAATTCGACACTTTTTAAGGgaatataaattgtttaatttcacCACGCAAACACTTCAGTATTGTGTATGCCGCTTCACAGTTGTCTTTCTTTATGCCAGCACTTGCGTCCTTGCATTTCAGTAGACCCGCGCGGTAATCGTCTTTGTAAGAGTCGGGTAAAACTAAATCAACTTGCTTCAACGACGCTTCGTACAGGAACTTACCCTTTTTCATCTAAAGTATGGTAGTCAAgataaaatttaacaacataATGAACATAAACATTGTAATGACTAGTTATTACCGTTTGCATCATTTCTAAAACACAATTAATATAgcatttaacatctttattgTTGTCTGGTATGTTGCCGTCGCGCAATTGATTTGCGAGTTCTGTAAATAAGGTGTGAATAGTTTTTAGAGGTATACGTAGGAGTATTTTAGGTCTTTGCAGATGGATACAGAGTCGCTAACTCATTTCATGTCAGCttgtattaaatgtttttagtcataaatttattatttgaaatataaattattgtttttatgaaGACGCTAAAAAATATAcctatttatattaataaagaaaCCTACTCAATaagttcttgaaaagtttcggAGCACGTGAAGTAAAACTAGATCTCTTACATGTTGATTCCCCAGCAAATGGATGAAGTATAACATCTTATACAAAGATCCAACAAAGATCCAACTCAGAAAGTAGCTGACATGTCCCATTATTGTCGCCTGTTTTGCACGACTACATATTACCCTATAGTAGTTAGAAAGGCTGGCAAGCAGTAAGAATTATAGAGGCAACTATTCTACAATCCACGGTATAAACGAAACGAACTGGCAATATTCCATTGTAATTGATAATATGAATATAAACGGGAAGTTTTGCCCATTCTTTTATGACGTAACTCCGAAAAAAAACCATACGAAACTGTCCTAAAATCTATTTCTACTATTCCTGAAAGCAATCACTACCAAATCTCGTACTGTTCGAACTGTTTGTTAAATTATtaagaattcataaaataatttttaccgaTGTTAATTTTCGGAAATCTTGGTAAGCACACATCTCGCATTAACTTGGCAGTGGCCCACATCTGCTCCTCAGTGATCTGCAAAcatagtaaatataaaaaccGGAGAACGGTTATCAAGCAATCAAGATGAGACATATTAAATCCATtatgatgtaaaaaaataaataaattccacaaataaaaacaaaaacatttctattttttatttgtctataaattagtttaaatatttcgtCCTTAAAATCAGGTTAATTTTTCACTATCACAATAGGACAGttgtcatcaaataaaaaattaccctacCCTTTAACCGTTCAATTGCTCAAAATTTTAAGCTCATTACACAACGATGCAGAAGATTGATAAAGCAGTTTAGTCATTAAGCGCCATGGTAGGAAGTTGAATGGATCTCGAAAACACAGATCTTGACTACCTCCATTCTTGAATAATCTATATACTACTTTATAGTGATCTATTTTCTTAAATGCACTAAGAACATCTTTAATCCATACAAAAATTACATAGTATTTATAGCAATtctattgaagaaaatatactcTCAGCGTCACTAGTAAAATATGTCACAACGCGCCAATGAAATGTATTCTTCCAGGCTATctt contains:
- the LOC126759484 gene encoding general odorant-binding protein 19a-like isoform X1; translated protein: MYYCKAIFTTSLLAFLFATPISAGITEEQMWATAKLMRDVCLPRFPKINIELANQLRDGNIPDNNKDVKCYINCVLEMMQTMKKGKFLYEASLKQVDLVLPDSYKDDYRAGLLKCKDASAGIKKDNCEAAYTILKCLRGEIKQFIFP
- the LOC126759484 gene encoding general odorant-binding protein 19a-like isoform X2 — its product is MQRVIKNTASGLITEEQMWATAKLMRDVCLPRFPKINIELANQLRDGNIPDNNKDVKCYINCVLEMMQTMKKGKFLYEASLKQVDLVLPDSYKDDYRAGLLKCKDASAGIKKDNCEAAYTILKCLRGEIKQFIFP